A window of Enterobacter ludwigii genomic DNA:
GATATTGCCGGGCTAAGTCAGTTCCTGGTGCAGGTATCTAACCTGATTGTGGATTGTGCCGAGATCCAGCGGCTGGATATCCACCCCCTTCTCGCCTCCGGTAATGAATTTACGGCGCTGGACGTGACGCTGGATATCGCGCCCTTTGAAGGCGACAGAGAGAGCCGTCTGGCGATCCGTCCTTACCCGCTGCAACTGGAAGAGTGGGTAGAGATGAAGAATGGGGAACGCGCCTTATTCCGCCCTATTCTGCCGGAAGATGAACCTCAGCTGCGGGCCTTTATCTCTCAGGTCACGAAAGAGGATCTTTACTATCGCTATTTTAGTGAAATCAACGAATTTACCCACGATGATTTAGCCAATATGACCCAGATCGACTACGATCGAGAAATGGCTTTTGTCGCCGTCCGTCGTTCCGATAAAGGCGATGAGATCCTTGGCGTGACGCGTGCTATTTCTGACCCGGATAATGTTGATGCGGAGTTTGCCGTGCTGGTGCGCTCCGATCTAAAAGGCCTGGGTCTGGGGAGACGACTGCTGGAAAAACTCATCAGTTATACGCGAGATCACGGATTGTTACGCCTGAATGGCATTACTATGCCTAACAATCGCGGTATGGTGACCCTGGCGCGAAAACTTGGATTTGATGTTGATATTCAACTGGACGAAGGTATTGTTGCCTTGTCCCTCAACCTGACATCAGCAGATAAACACGAGTAAGCTACTGGAAATGTTACCCACTTTGGACGGGACTGGTGGTATCATTGTCCGCTTATGTTGTTTGCATGGTACAGACAACCCTTCAATGAACAGAGAAGAAACGCACTGTGATGTTGTCAAAATTTAAGCGTAATAAACATCAACAACACCTTGCTCAACTACCGAAGATTTCTCAGTCAGTTGATGATGTAGAGTTCTTTTACGCTCCCGCTCATTTTCGGGAGACGCTTCTTGAAAAGATTGCCAGCGCCACGCGACGCATTTGCATTGTGGCACTGTATCTGGAACAAGACGAAGGCGGGCGCGGGATCCTGAACGCGCTCTATGAAGCCAAACGTCAACGTCCTGAACTCGATGTTCGCGTGCTGGTTGACTGGCATCGCGCTCAGCGCGGTCGTATTGGCGCTGCCGCTTCAAACACCAATGCTGACTGGTATTGCCGCATGGCGCAGGAGAATCCTGGCGTCGATGTTCCTGTTTATGGCGTACCTGTTAATACTCGTGAAGCGCTCGGCGTCCTTCATTTCAAGGGTTTCATCATTGATGACAGCGTACTTTACAGTGGTGCTAGCCTGAATGATGTTTACCTCCATCAGCTCGATAAGTATCGCTACGACCGCTACCATCTGATTCGTAATCCTCAGATGGCCGATATCATGTTTAATTGGGTTGATAAAAATCTGGTTCATGGCCGTGGTGTAAATCGCCTTGACGATCCAGAGCGCCCTAAAAGCCCGGAAATCAAAAATGATGTTCGTGCATTCCGCCAGGAACTGCGCGATGCGGTCTATCATTTCCAGGGCGATGCAAACAACGAAGAGTTATCCGTTACCCCGCTGGTAGGGCTCGGCAAATCAAGCCTGCTAAATAAAACGATCTTCCATCTGATGCCTTGTGCAGAGCAGAAACTCACCATCTGTACACCGTACTTCAACCTTCCTGCCGTGCTGGTGCGTAATATCATTCAGCTGCTGCGCGATGGTAAAAAAGTGGAAATCATCGTTGGGGATAAAACGGCTAACGACTTCTTTATTCCTGAAGATCAGCCGTTCAAAATTATCGGTGCGCTACCTTACCTCTATGAGATTAACCTGCGCCGTTTCCTGAGTCGTTTACAGTATTACGTAAACACTGACCAGCTGGTTGTACGTCTGTGGAAAGATGATGACAACACTTACCATCTCAAAGGTATGTGGGTCGACGATGAGTGGATGCTACTGACCGGTAACAACCTGAACCCGCGCGCGTGGCGACTGGATCTGGAAAACGCTATCCTGATCCATGACCCACAACATGAGTTAGCCGCAAAACGTGAGCGTGAGCTGGAGCTGATTCGCACACATACCACTGTGGTTAATCATTATCGCGAATTGCAGAGCATTGCCGATTATCCGGTGAAGGTCCGCAAGCTTATCCGCCGTTTACGTCGTATCCGTATCGACCGACTTATCAGCCGTATTCTGTAATGCCACAGCCCTGTCTTCGACGGGGCTTTTTTATGGAGTTCTTGATGCGCATCCCTCTCCTGCTAACTACTCTCGCCCTCACCGGCTGTAGCCATATGGCAAACGATAGCTGGTCCGGTCAGGATAAAGCCCAACATTTTCTCGCTTCCGCGATGTTGTCCGCAGCCGGTAATGAATATGCTCAGCATCAGGGATACAGCCGGGATCGTAGCGCGGCGATAGGGTTGATGTTCTCTGTCGGTCTTGGGGCATCTAAAGAATTGTGGGATAGCCGCCCCGCAGGGAGCGGCTGGAGCTGGAAAGATTTTGCCTGGGATGTCGCCGGCGCAACGACTGGCTATGCTGTGTGGCAAATGGCGCACTATTAAAGCCGGATGCCTTTCCCTTTGCGATGAAGCATCAGGGATACGATAAATGCCAGCGCCCCCATTGCAGTGACGTACCAGAAGAATGTCGTTTCACTTCCCCATGATTTAAGAGACAACGCAACATACTCCGCCGACCCGCCAAACAACGCATTGGCTACCGCATAAGAGAGCCCGACTCCTAAAGCACGTACCTGCGCCGGGAACATTTCGGCTTTCAGTATCCCACTGATCGAGGTATAGAAACTGACAATCACCATCGCCAGCATAACCAGCGCAAATGCTGCATACGGCGAAGTCACATGCTGAAGAGCAGTCAGAATAGGTACGGTACATAACGCCGACAGCCCGCCAAAAATCAGCATCGACGTCCGTCGGCCAATTTTATCCGAGAGCGCACCGATAATGGGTTGTATGAGCATAAAGACAAACAGCGCCACGGTCATGACGACACTGGCGACATTTGCGTGCATTCCGGTAGTGTTCACCAGGTACTTTTGCATATAGGTGGTGAAAGTATAGAAACTGAGAGAGCCACCGGCAGTGAAGCCCAGCACCATCAGGAAAGCTTTGCGGTTACGCCATAACCCTTTGAAGGTTCCCGCCTCCTTCAGCGTTCTGACCTCTTTCTGAGAGGTTTCATCCAACTGACGGCGTAGCCAAAGTGCGACGATCGCCAGTACTGCGCCCATTGCGAAAGGAATTCGCCATCCCCAGGCGTGGAGTTGTTCGTCCGTCAGAATCTGCTGCAGGATAACCACCACAAGAATGGCCAGCAACTGACCGCCAATAAGCGTGACATACTGGAAGGAGGCGTAAAAACCTTTACGACCTTCCAGAGCAATCTCACTCATGTAGGTCGCACTCGTGCCGTATTCGCCCCCCACCGATAACCCCTGGAATAAACGGGCCAGCAAAAGTAGCGCGGGAGCCCAGGTTCCAATGGATTCATATCCTGGCAGGCAGGCGATCACCAGAGAGCCAAAGCACATCATACAAACCGAGATCAGCATAGAAGCCTTACGCCCGCGACGATCCGCAATACGGCCGAACAACCAGCCCCCGATCGGTCGCATCAGGAATCCTGCAGCAAATACCCCTGCTGTTTGTAGAAGTTGCGTTGTGGTGTTGCCGGAGGGAAAGAAAATATGTGCGAAGTAGAGTGAACAGAATGAGTAGACGTAAAAGTCGAACCATTCAACCAGATTCCCTGAAGAGGCGCTGACGATTGCCCATACCCTTCTTCGGGTATCACTGTTAGCCAGCGTCCCGTTTGATGTAATGCTTTCTGTCATTGTGATTATGCTCCTGCCATAAACTGCGGCGTATTGAGTCAGTACACTCAATTACCTCGTAAATGAAATGTTATAATTTTGTTATAATTAACATTGAGACAACGATCACACATTCCATTAGCAGGGTAAGGGATTAAGAGAAAGGCCAAGCTGGGAAAAGACAAAGAAAAAAACCCCGCACCTTACGGTACGGGGTTCTTCCTGATTGATGCCTGGCAGTTCCCTACTCTCACATGGGGAGACCCCACACTACCATCGGCGCTACGGCGTTTCACTTCTGAGTTCGGCATGGGGTCAGGTGGGACCACCGCGCTAAAGCCGCCAGGCAAATTCTGTTAAATCTGTATCAGGCTGAAATTTGATTGTCTGTCTCTTCGCCGAAACACCTTCGGCGTTGTAAGGTTAAGCCTCACGGTTCATTAGTATCGGTTAGCTCAACGCATCGCTGCGCTTACACACCCGACCTATCAACGTCGTAGTCTTCAACGTTCCTTCAGGACTCTCAAGGAGTCAGGGAGAACTCATCTCGGGGCAAGTTTCGTGCTTAGATGCTTTCAGCACTTATCTCTTCCGCATTTAGCTACCGGGCAGTGCCATTGGCATGACAACCCGAACACCAGTGATGCGTCCACTCCGGTCCTCTCGTACTAGGAGCAGCCCCCCTCAATTCTCCAGCGCCCACGGCAGATAGGGACCGAACTGTCTCACGACGTTCTAAACCCAGCTCGCGTACCACTTTAAATGGCGAACAGCCATACCCTTGGGACCTACTTCAGCCCCAGGATGTGATGAGCCGACATCGAGGTGCCAAACACCGCCGTCGATATGAACTCTTGGGCGGTATCAGCCTGTTATCCCCGGAGTACCTTTTATCCGTTGAGCGATGGCCCTTCCATTCAGAACCACCGGATCACTATGACCTGCTTTCGCACCTGCTCGAGCCGTCACTCTCGCAGTCAAGCTAGCTTATGCCATTGCACTAACCTCCTGATGTCCGACCAGGATTAGCTAACCTTCGTGCTCCTCCGTTACTCTTTGGGAGGAGACCGCCCCAGTCAAACTACCCACCAGACACTGTCCGCAACCCGGATTACGGGTCTACGTTAGAACACCAGCCATTAAAGGGTGGTATTTCAAGGGCGGCTCCACGCAGACTGGCGTCCACGCTTCAAAGCCTCCCACCTATCCTACACATCAAGGACCAGTGTTCAGTGTCAAGCTA
This region includes:
- the pssA gene encoding CDP-diacylglycerol--serine O-phosphatidyltransferase; protein product: MLSKFKRNKHQQHLAQLPKISQSVDDVEFFYAPAHFRETLLEKIASATRRICIVALYLEQDEGGRGILNALYEAKRQRPELDVRVLVDWHRAQRGRIGAAASNTNADWYCRMAQENPGVDVPVYGVPVNTREALGVLHFKGFIIDDSVLYSGASLNDVYLHQLDKYRYDRYHLIRNPQMADIMFNWVDKNLVHGRGVNRLDDPERPKSPEIKNDVRAFRQELRDAVYHFQGDANNEELSVTPLVGLGKSSLLNKTIFHLMPCAEQKLTICTPYFNLPAVLVRNIIQLLRDGKKVEIIVGDKTANDFFIPEDQPFKIIGALPYLYEINLRRFLSRLQYYVNTDQLVVRLWKDDDNTYHLKGMWVDDEWMLLTGNNLNPRAWRLDLENAILIHDPQHELAAKRERELELIRTHTTVVNHYRELQSIADYPVKVRKLIRRLRRIRIDRLISRIL
- a CDS encoding MFS transporter — encoded protein: MTESITSNGTLANSDTRRRVWAIVSASSGNLVEWFDFYVYSFCSLYFAHIFFPSGNTTTQLLQTAGVFAAGFLMRPIGGWLFGRIADRRGRKASMLISVCMMCFGSLVIACLPGYESIGTWAPALLLLARLFQGLSVGGEYGTSATYMSEIALEGRKGFYASFQYVTLIGGQLLAILVVVILQQILTDEQLHAWGWRIPFAMGAVLAIVALWLRRQLDETSQKEVRTLKEAGTFKGLWRNRKAFLMVLGFTAGGSLSFYTFTTYMQKYLVNTTGMHANVASVVMTVALFVFMLIQPIIGALSDKIGRRTSMLIFGGLSALCTVPILTALQHVTSPYAAFALVMLAMVIVSFYTSISGILKAEMFPAQVRALGVGLSYAVANALFGGSAEYVALSLKSWGSETTFFWYVTAMGALAFIVSLMLHRKGKGIRL
- a CDS encoding YfiM family lipoprotein, which translates into the protein MRIPLLLTTLALTGCSHMANDSWSGQDKAQHFLASAMLSAAGNEYAQHQGYSRDRSAAIGLMFSVGLGASKELWDSRPAGSGWSWKDFAWDVAGATTGYAVWQMAHY